A window of Ictalurus furcatus strain D&B chromosome 18, Billie_1.0, whole genome shotgun sequence contains these coding sequences:
- the nefma gene encoding neurofilament, medium polypeptide a, giving the protein MSYSVDVLGSPFRRVMDTRTTYSRSSGGSGSSGFRSQTWSRASPVSAVPYKRTINESMDLSMDLTTPSSTLNEKEQLQGLNDRFAVYIDKVHFLEEQNKQIEAEINALRRKQVSRTQLSEEHERELHDLRGAIEQLHSDKARLHLDAERLQDDIQRLRERLEDEARVRADTEAMTRALKKDAGDSTLAKAELEKKIQALLDEIAFVRGDHEEEVGELLAQLQASQAVTAEKREWQKADITDALREIRVQLEGHSNRNLQQVEDWFMCRYSKLTEAAEQNKDAIKSARDEISDYRRQLQAKTVELEAARGTKESLERQLSDIEERHGSDLASLQETIHQLDNELKSTKWEMARHLREYQDLLNVKMALDIEIAAYRKLLEGEETHFSTYPYRQTVTKGPKVKAEPPKLRVQHKFVEEIIEETRVEDEKLDMEEALAEMAADLSEKKEDEGEEEAEQEAEEKEGEEEEVVASAQAKVSASAPADEAEEAETKEGDEEEGDDEGKDDEEGQEEKEEEKGEDAEEGGKGEDEEEAEVEETVLSTKAPESKASPEKEKAEEEGGAVEEEAGEEEVDEKEAETEEKESEKKDEAEKEDEQAKDDKETKSDKVESPKAESPKESPKGESPKASSPKSESPKPASPKSESPKATSPKSESPKATSPKSESPKATSPKSESPKAPKAEEAKKETPKPESPKSESPKKETATDEPQKKEESKPEIAEKPSKEEKSEEKKTDKKEDTGKEEKDKKETEKKEPEKKDVISNGVDESPTKDDPSQKVVITKTVETITTGEDGAKHVTKSITVTETVKAAEETVEEKVMATKKVEKVSTHTVKEITENE; this is encoded by the exons ATGAGCTACTCGGTAGATGTTCTCGGAAGTCCCTTCCGGAGAGTGATGGACACTAGGACGACCTACAGCCGCAGCAGCGGTGGCTCGGGCTCCAGCGGCTTCCGCTCGCAGACATGGTCCCGGGCCAGCCCGGTCTCAGCCGTACCTTACAAGAGAACGATCAACGAGAGCATGGATCTGAGCATGGACCTGACCACGCCGTCTTCAACGCTCAACGAGAAAGAGCAGCTACAGGGTCTGAACGACCGCTTCGCAGTGTACATCGACAAGGTGCACTTCCTGGAGGAGCAGAACAAGCAGATCGAGGCAGAGATCAACGCACTGCGGAGGAAGCAGGTTTCCCGCACGCAGCTGAGCGAGGAGCACGAACGGGAGCTGCACGATCTCCGCGGTGCCATTGAGCAGCTGCACAGCGACAAGGCGCGCCTGCATCTTGATGCCGAACGCCTGCAGGACGACATCCAGCGACTGCGTGAGCGTCTGGAAGACGAAGCCCGTGTGCGCGCTGACACCGAAGCCATGACGCGCGCTCTGAAGAAGGACGCCGGAGACTCCACCCTGGCCAAAGCAGAACTCGAGAAGAAGATCCAGGCGCTCCTGGACGAGATCGCGTTCGTGCGCGGCGACCACGAGGAAGAGGTCGGCGAGTTGCTCGCACAGCTCCAGGCATCACAAGCCGTTACCGCTGAGAAGAGGGAGTGGCAGAAGGCGGACATCACCGACGCTCTGCGAGAGATCCGCGTCCAGCTCGAGGGTCACTCCAACCGCAACCTGCAGCAGGTCGAAGACTGGTTTATGTGCCGCTACTCAAAACTGACGGAGGCCGCGGAGCAGAACAAGGACGCCATCAAGTCCGCCCGGGACGAGATCTCCGACTACCGGCGCCAGCTGCAGGCCAAAACAGTGGAGCTCGAGGCGGCCCGTGGGACCAAGGAGTCTCTGGAGAGGCAACTGAGCGACATCGAGGAGCGACACGGCTCCGACCTAGCCAGTCTTCAG GAAACCATCCACCAACTGGATAATGAGCTGAAGAGCACAAAATGGGAGATGGCAAGACATCTGCGCGAATACCAAGACCTGCTGAATGTCAAAATGGCCCTAGATATAGAGATTGCAGCATACAG GAAACTACTTGAAGGAGAGGAGACCCACTTCAGCACATACCCCTATCGCCAGACTGTCACCAAAGGCCCCAAGGTCAAAGCAGAACCCCCCAAACTGAGGGTCCAGCACAAGTTTGTGGAAGAGATCATCGAGGAGACTCGGGTGGAAGATGAGAAATTGGACATGGAAGAAGCCTTGGCAGAGATGGCAGCAGATCTgtctgaaaagaaagaagatgaaggagaggaagaagctGAACAGGAGGCtgaggagaaagagggagaagaggaggaggttgTCGCTTCAGCTCAGGCCAAAGTGAGTGCCAGCGCTCCTGCTGATGAGGCTGAGGAAGCTGAGACTAAAGAAggtgatgaggaagaaggtgatgatgaaggaAAGGATGATGAAGAAGGCcaggaagaaaaggaagaagaaaaaggagaagaTGCAGAGGAAGGTGGGAAAGGAGAAGACGAGGAGGAAGCAGAAGTTGAGGAAACTGTATTGAGCACCAAGGCACCTGAATCAAAGGCCTCACCAGAGAAGGAAAAGGCTGAAGAAGAAGGAGGTGCtgtagaagaagaagcaggagaggaagaggtTGATGAGAAAGAAGCAGAAACTGAGGAGAAAGAATCTGAGAAAAAGGATGAGGCTGAGAAAGAGGATGAACAAGCAAAAGATGATAAGGAGACCAAGTCTGACAAGGTTGAATCTCCTAAAGCAGAATCGCCAAAGGAGTCTCCCAAGGGTGAGTCTCCAAAGGCTTCATCACCAAAGAGTGAGAGCCCAAAACCTGCTTCTCCAAAGAGTGAGAGCCCAAAAGCTACTTCTCCAAAGAGTGAGAGCCCAAAAGCTACTTCTCCAAAGAGTGAGAGCCCAAAAGCTACTTCTCCAAAGAGTGAGAGCCCGAAGGCCCCAAAAGCAGAGGAAGCCAAGAAAGAAACTCCAAAACCTGAATCTCCAAAAAGTGAGAGTCCCAAGAAGGAAACAGCCACGGATGAGCCACAGAAGAAAGAAGAGTCAAAACCTGAAATAGCCGAAAAACCCAGCAAGGAGGAAAAGTCTGAAGAGAAGAAGACAGATAAGAAAGAAGACActggaaaggaagaaaaagacaaaaaggagACTGAGAAAAAAGAGCCAGAGAAGAAAGATGTGATCTCAAATGGAGTGGATGAAAGCCCTACCAAGGATGATCCTAGCCAGAAGGTGGTCATCACCAAAACAGTGGAGACCATCACCACTGGCGAGGACGGAGCCAAACATGTCACCAAGTCCATCACAGTCACTGAAACAGTGAAAGCAGCAGAGGAGACAGTGGAGGAGAAAGTGATGGCCACCAAGAAAGTGGAGAAAGTCTCCACCCACACTGTGAAGGAGATCACAGAAAACGAGTAG
- the nefla gene encoding neurofilament light polypeptide → MSGIGFDPYYTSAYKRWYVESAPPRVATRTRSRTVYSSHSSPLSSARFQYSSPGRVSSSSSLLLSSAGHPLELDLSQAAQVGSELRAVRTQEKAQLQELNDRFAGFIERVHELEQQNRALEAELLLLRQRHNEPSCLRALYEHEARALRAAVDEAEQEKQHALSRREHLEETLRALQRQYDEEALERENSEARLMDARKEADERALTQVELEKRVGVLLDELAFLKKLHEGEISELQVQIQYGAQIAVETETTKPDLSSALRDIRAQYERLAARNMQAAEDWFRGKMGHLTETVAHHTSAVRTSKDEAGEYRRQLQARILEIDACKSLNESLEKQLRELEDKQSAEITAMQDTINELDNELRGTKGEMARYLKEYQDLLNVKMALDIEIAAYRKLLEGEETRINAGMAGSLASSYTMAPSYSRPVFSAQSSVTSAAPYLLSSRLVSYTLSAEPSKEEEEEVEEEEEEKEEEEKEEVEEEEEEKKEEKEEEDKEEGDEEKDEAGEEQEEKEEEAAQEEEKEGGEEEVKEGEEQEGEEEAAQVEEESGEKEGEEEEAKKDEEKGDEKVEAETDSEKDKEDSKAAEPVKEEADTKPTPAKEKVKEEPEKAKPKETEKPKAKDEVGEAKAEGKQEQEKQKEEADKPEAKK, encoded by the exons ATGAGTGGCATCGGTTTTGATCCTTACTACACCTCCGCATACAAACGCTGGTATGTGGAGAGTGCACCCCCACGTGTGGCGACGCGGACCCGTTCCCGCACCGTGTACTCCAGCCACTCATCTCCGCTATCCTCAGCTCGGTTTCAGTACAGCTCCCCTGGGCGTgtctcatcctcatcctccttgcTGCTGAGCAGCGCTGGCCACCCTCTGGAGCTGGACCTGAGCCAAGCAGCGCAGGTGGGCTCTGAACTCAGAGCGGTACGCACTCAGGAGAAGGCACAGCTGCAGGAGCTCAATGATCGCTTTGCTGGCTTCATAGAGCGTGTCCATGAGCTTGAGCAGCAGAACCGAGCCCTCGAGGCCGAACTGCTTCTGCTGAGGCAGAGGCACAATGAGCCATCCTGCCTGCGTGCCTTGTATGAGCATGAAGCTCGTGCTCTCCGAGCTGCTGTGGATGAGGCTGAACAGGAGAAGCAGCATGCTCTGAGCAGGAGGGAGCACTTGGAAGAAACTCTGAGGGCCCTGCAGAGGCAGTACGATGAGGAGGCCCTGGAGCGTGAGAACTCTGAGGCCAGGCTCATGGATGCACGCAAAGAGGCAGACGAGCGAGCTCTTACCCAGGTGGAACTGGAGAAGAGAGTGGGTGTCCTTCTGGATGAGCTGGCCTTCCTCAAGAAGCTCCATGAGGGAGAGATCTCTGAGCTGCAAGTGCAGATCCAGTATGGTGCGCAGATAGCTGTTGAAACTGAGACAACCAAACCAGACCTGTCGAGTGCCCTGCGAGACATCCGGGCACAGTACGAGAGGCTGGCAGCACGCAATATGCAGGCTGCAGAAGATTGGTTCCGTGggaaaatggggcacctgacggAGACCGTGGCCCACCACACCAGCGCTGTGAGGACGTCCAAGGATGAAGCAGGCGAGTACCGGCGACAGCTACAGGCACGTATCCTGGAAATAGATGCCTGCAAAAGCCTTAATGAATCATTGGAGAAACAGCTGAGGGAATTGGAGGACAAGCAGAGCGCAGAAATCACGGCTATGCAA GACACAATCAATGAGCTTGACAATGAACTGAGAGGCACTAAAGGGGAAATGGCCAGGTACCTTAAAGAGTACCAGGATCTCCTCAATGTCAAGATGGCCCTCGATATTGAAATAGCTGCATACAG GAAGCTCTTGGAGGGTGAGGAAACCCGCATCAATGCTGGCATGGCAGGAAGCCTGGCCAGTTCCTACACAATGGCTCCTTCCTATTCACGCCCAGTCTTTTCTGCCCAGTCCAGTGTGACCTCTGCTGCCCCCTATCTGCTCAGCTCTCGCCTGGTGAGCTACACCCTATCTGCAGAACCATctaaggaggaagaggaagaggtagaagaggaggaagaggaaaaggaagaggaagagaaggaagaagtagaagaagaagaagaagaaaagaaggaggagaaggaagaagaagataaGGAGGAGGGGGATGAGGAGAAAGATGAAGCAGGGGAGGAACAAGAGG agaaagaagaggaggCTGCACaggaggaagaaaaggaaggagGTGAAGAGGAGGTTAAAGAGGGTGAGGAGcaggaaggagaagaagaagctgcacaggtggaggaggagagtggtgagaaagaaggagaggaggaagaggcaAAGAAAGATGAGGAAAAAGGGGATGAAAAGGTCGAGGCTGAGACAGACTCAGAAAAAGATAAGGAGGATAGTAAAGCAGCTGAGCCAGTTAAGGAAGAAGCTGATACAAAACCTACACCAGCTAAAGAAAAGGTCAAGGAGGAGCCCGAGAAAGCCAAAcccaaagaaacagaaaaaccaAAAGCAAAAGATGAAGTTGGTGAAGCTAAAGCAGAGGGAAAGCAAGAGCAGGAAAAGCAGAAAGAGGAAGCGGACAAACCCGAAGCAAAGAAGTAA
- the LOC128622730 gene encoding T-box-containing protein TBX6L-like, with the protein MAHPTESYQQGNMRMKLEYSELWKSFHDIGTEMVITKSGRRMFPYCNVSVSGLVPYAKYVIMVDMIPVDNSRYKWNNERWEVAGKAEPQPPCRTYVHPDSPALGSHWVKQPISFLKLKLTNHPLDQRGHIILHSMHRYQPRFHVVQADDLYSVRWSVFQTFTFPETTFTAVTVYQNTKVSSINDTRNPEHITCSYHNPFAKGFREEGTHGKRHRAQKSQLCLESSVKKTKSSDKEPELRCFQDVPRLPYDPHREDSESLMLSKEVPMTQDEHISPWGGEQDPGQSLQTEGGAMDYTNSEQLVPGQANYQPHRTQEFGRMSSPTCTDAQTDCHGFESRSTDMATVPEQELSRCLPSMSLGSQSKALDFSMTSNIGGCAKASPGMPLYGHYNMEQPLGHWSGALAGQYSSSTYPQPHPHHLMSEHSIHPSGYHQSNMTEWSQYSLFAYSC; encoded by the exons ATGGCTCACCCAACTGAGTCTTACCAACAGGGGAACATGAGGATGAAACTGGAATATTCAGAGCTCTGGAAATCCTTTCATGATATTGGGACTGAAATGGTCATCACTAAATCTGGCAG GAGGATGTTTCCATATTGTAACGTAAGTGTGTCTGGTCTTGTGCCCTACGCCAAGTACGTCATCATGGTGGACATGATCCCGGTGGACAATTCCAGGTACAAG TGGAATAATGAGCGGTGGGAGGTGGCGGGAAAAGCAGAGCCACAGCCTCCGTGTAGAACATACGTCCATCCAGATTCTCCTGCTTTGGGTAGTCATTGGGTGAAGCAGCCCATTTCTTTTCTCAAGCTGAAGCTCACCAACCACCCACTGGACCAGAGAGGCCAT ATCATTCTGCATTCAATGCACCGCTACCAGCCTCGCTTCCATGTGGTGCAGGCTGACGACCTTTATAGCGTGCGATGGAGCGTCTTCCAAACCTTCACATTCCCTGAAACCACTTTCACAGCAGTCACGGTCTACCAGAACACCAAGGTCAGTTCTATCAATGATACACGGAACCCTGAACACATTACTTGTTCTT ACCATAACCCATTTGCAAAGGGCTTCCGAGAAGAAGGAACCCATGGCAAAAG ACACAGAGCTCAGAAAAGTCAACTGTGTTTAGAGAGTTCAGTGAAGAAAACAAAGTCTTCAGACAAGGAGCCAGAGCTCAGATGTTTCCAAG ATGTGCCAAGGCTTCCATATGACCCTCACAGAGAGGATTCAGAAAGCCTGATGCTTTCCAAAGAAGTGCCGATGACCCAGGATGAGCACATATCCCCATGGGGAGGAGAGCAGGACCCTGGCCAAAGTCTGCAAACTGAGGGGGGGGCCATGGACTACACAAACTCAGAGCAGCTTGTTCCAGGACAGGCCAACTACCAACCGCACAG AACTCAGGAGTTTGGGAGGATGTCCTCACCGACCTGCACAGATGCCCAAACTGATTGCCACGGTTTTGAGTCCCGATCTACCGACATGGCAACTGTTCCTGAGCAGGAGCTCTCCAGATGTCTTCCATCCATGAGTCTAGGTTCTCAGAGTAAAGCGCTGGACTTCTCCATGACCAGCAACATTGGAGGGTGTGCCAAAGCCAGCCCAGGAATGCCTCTGTACGGTCATTATAACATGGAGCAGCCTTTAGGCCACTGGAGTGGAGCTTTAGCAGGGCAGTATTCAAGCTCCACCTACCCTCAGCCACACCCACATCACCTGATGTCAGAGCACAGCATCCATCCCTCCGGATATCACCAGAGCAATATGACAGAGTGGAGTCAGTACTCTCTGTTCGCCTACTCTTGCTAA
- the pgam2 gene encoding phosphoglycerate mutase 2: MTAVHRLVIVRHGESSWNQENRFCGWFDADLSEKGTEEAKRGALAIKDAGMKFDVCYTSVLKRAIKTLWTIMEGTDQMWLPVVRTWRLNERHYGGLTGLNKAETAAKHGEEQVKIWRRSFDIPPPPMDKDHPYHKIISESRRYKGLKEGELPTCESLKDTIARALPFWNDVIVPEIKAGKNVLIAAHGNSLRGIVKHLENMSDAAIMELNLPTGIPIVYELDKDLKPVKPMQFLGDEETVRKAMEAVAAQGKVKK; encoded by the exons ATGACTGCTGTCCATCGTCTGGTCATCGTGCGGCATGGAGAGAGCAGCTGGAACCAGGAGAACCGCTTCTGTGGCTGGTTTGATGCAGATCTCAGCGAGAAGGGAACGGAGGAGGCCAAGCGCGGTGCTCTAGCCATCAAGGATGCAGGCATGAAGTTTGATGTGTGTTATACTTCTGTGCTGAAGCGTGCCATCAAGACCTTGTGGACCATCATGGAAGGCACAGACCAGATGTGGTTGCCCGTGGTGAGAACTTGGCGCCTGAACGAGCGTCACTATGGTGGACTGACTGGCTTGAACAAGGCAGAGACGGCAGCCAAACATGGAGAGGAGCAGGTTAAGATCTGGAGACGCTCGTTCGACATCCCTCCACCACCCATGGATAAAGACCACCCCTACCACAAGATCATCAGTGAG TCTAGGCGCTATAAGGGTCTGAAGGAGGGTGAGCTGCCCACCTGTGAGAGTCTGAAGGACACTATTGCACGGGCCCTGCCCTTCTGGAATGATGTCATTGTCCCTGAGATCAAAGCTGGCAAGAACGTCCTCATTGCGGCCCACGGAAACAGCCTGCGTGGTATTGTCAAGCACTTAGAGA ACATGTCTGATGCAGCCATCATGGAGCTAAACTTGCCCACCGGCATTCCCATTGTCTATGAGCTGGACAAGGACCTGAAGCCTGTGAAGCCCATGCAGTTCCTCGGGGACGAGGAGACTGTGCGCAAGGCCATGGAGGCTGTGGCTGCCCAGGGCAAGGTGAAGAAGTGA